In Cyprinus carpio isolate SPL01 chromosome B7, ASM1834038v1, whole genome shotgun sequence, a genomic segment contains:
- the rerglb gene encoding RERG/RAS-like b, with the protein MNDIKLALLGSEGAGKSAVLVRFLTKRFIGEYASNTNSLYHKRLSIDGRQLNLEVFDPCSQDLCVPPTPWQSEESRCILEEPLDWADGFVVVYTISDRTSFLNAKNILAQIKESRRETCKGEVPICLVGNKQDLCHSRQVSEEEGRSLAQENKCLFQEVSAAENYLEISNLFTKLIRHVMEQLKHRGDRRRYSGSKSMAKLINNVFGKRRKSV; encoded by the exons CGGTTTTGGTGAGATTCTTGACCAAGCGATTCATAGGAGAATATGCGTCAAATACCA ACTCCTTATACCATAAAAGGCTCTCCATTGATGGAAGACAGTTGAACTTGGAAGTCTTTGATCCGTGCTCACAG GACCTCTGTGTGCCCCCCACCCCCTGGCAGAGTGAGGAAAGCAGATGTATCCTAGAGGAACCACTGGACTGGGCTGATGGCTTTGTGGTGGTGTACACCATCAGCGACCGTACGTCCTTCCTAAATGCCAAAAACATCCTGGCGCAGATCAAAGAGAGTCGTCGAGAGACCTGTAAAGG GGAGGTTCCCATCTGCCTGGTGGGTAACAAGCAGGACTTATGCCACAGCCGCCAAGTGAGTGAAGAGGAGGGCCGCTCTCTGGCCCAGGAGAACAAATGCCTCTTCCAGGAGGTTTCGGCAGCTGAGAACTATCTGGAGATCTCCAACCTCTTCACAAAGCTCATCCGCCATGTGATGGAACAGCTTAAGCATAGAGGCGACCGCAGGCGGTACAGTGGCTCCAAATCCATGGCCAAGCTCATTAACAATGTCTTTGGCAAGAGGAGAAAGTCTGTTTGA